In the Bacillus sp. FJAT-42376 genome, AGGATCTTTGGCTTGCCCTGACAACCAGTTCAGCGGAAAAAAAATTAACCGTCATCCGTGAAATCCGGCTGCCGCGGGAAATAGGAGCCGCCTTTGTGGGAGCGGCTCTTGCCGTTTCCGGCGCGGTCATGCAGGGGTTAACAAGAAATCCGCTTGCCGATCCAGGATTATTGGGATTGTCCGCAGGGGCCTATGCGGCATTGGCTGTCACTCTGGCCCTATTTGAATCAGCCAATTACTTTGTAACGATGGCCGCCTGCTTTATAGGAGCCGGGACAGGTGCTATGTTGGTCTTTGGAATCAGCTCAATCAGGAGGGGAGGATTCTCTCCGCTTCGCATCGTCCTCGGAGGGGCGGCTATCTCTGCTTTTCTCTATGCCATCGCGGATGGAGTCAAACTTTATTTTAAGGTTTCTAAAAGCGTCACCACATGGACATCCGGGGGATTAATCGGTACGAACTGGAGTCAGCTGCAAGTCATTGCGCCGCTTATTTTGATCGGGCTGCTTGCAGCATTCCTTCTTTCCAGACAGCTCACGATTTTATCTTTAAGTGAAGAAATTTCGGTTGGTTTAGGCCAGAAAACGAGATACATGAAAGGCATTTTATTTCTGGCCGTTATCATTCTGACAGGGTCATCGGTTGCGCTGGCGGGGAATTTGGTGTTCATCGGACTTATGGTCCCGCACTTTGTCCGGATGTTTACAGGAACGGACTACCGGTTTGTCCTGCCGATGTCAGCGATTGCCGGAGCTTTATTTATGCTTTTTGCCGATACCACCGGCCGGACGCTGAATGCTCCGTTTGAGACCCCTGTCGCCGCCATTGTGGCCATGCTTGGGCTTCCCTTTTTCCTTCTCATTGTCCGGAGAGGAGGGACATCCATCCGATGATTCATCCGGCGCTCAAGAAAAAACAACGCATCGCTGTCCTTGCTTCTCTGTTACTGATTGTCGCTACGATTGCTGTCAGCCTTGGAATGGGGGCCGCTTCTGTTTCGTTTGACAGGATCATCCCCGCGCTGCTTGGCCAGGGAACGTTCAAAGAAGAATTTGTTTTATTCGACATCCGGCTGCCCAGAATCCTCATTACTCTGCTTGCCGGCATGGCTCTCTCTTTATCAGGTGCTATTCTGCAGGGAATGACAAGAAATGATCTCGTTGATCCGGGATTTATGGGCATCAACTCCGGCGCGGGGCTTGCCATTACCGTTTTCTTTTTATTTTTCCCTGTAGAGGCAGGTTCCTTTATCTATGCGCTTCCGCTTATCGCCTTTATAGGAGCTCTCCTGACGGCTATGACCATCTACTTTTTTGCCGTCGGCAAGAATACAGGATTGCAGCCGGTCACACTCGTGCTCATCGGGGTCGGATTCTCCATGGCCCTCTCAGGGGCAATGATTGTCCTGATATCCTCTGCCGATCAAATGAAGGTCGATTTTATCGCCAGATGGCTAGCCGGGAATATATGGGGAACGGACTGGCCGTTTATCTGGGCTCTGCTCCCATGGCTCATTGTCCTCATTCCTTTTGCTCTTTATAAAGCGAACACGCTGAATTTACTCAGCTTAAGTGAACCCGTATCCATTGGGGCGGGAGTTGCATTGCACAAAGAGCGGCTGATTCTTCTTCTGACCGCTGTCGCACTTGCTGCCTCCACTGTATCCGTAACCGGGGGCATCTCATTTATCGGACTGATGGCCCCGCACATAGCAAAAGCCATCACCGGCCCGAGAAGCCAGCTGTATATTCCTGTGGCCATCCTCCTCGGCGGCTGGCTGCTGCTATTCGCCGACACAATCGGGCGAAATATTCTTGAGCCTGGCGGGGTACCCGCAGGTATCATGGTGTCACTGATTGGGGCTCCTTATTTCATCTATTTGCTCCTGAAGAAATGAATGACGAAAAAAAGTATTGGGAAATGGTCCCCAATACTTTTTTGCTGTTTCCTTGTTACTTACTGGATACAGGCTCCCCTGAAAAACTGCTTACCCGGTTTCGTCCGGCTTCCTTCGAAGCATACAGCGCCTTATCCGCTTCATGTAACACCTGATAAAGAGTCTTCGCATGCCCATACGTATCTTTGTTTTTTTTAAAAAACAATATCCGCCAATATGGCTGCAAAGGCAGCCTCATGCTTCTGTGCTGCCTCAAACGCCGCTCCGCCATAACGAAAAAAAGGCACGCCGGTTATAGATGCCTGTCAGCTCATCGTAATAGGCATAGTGCTCGAGCTTATTTTGCAGCCGTTTCAGTTCCAACTCCCTGAGATGCCAAATGAACATGCTCCCGGCATCTGCAATTTAAATCAATAAAACTTATAACAGGGCTGTTTCATTCAGCTCTCTTTTTTATGAACTGTTTGATAAAGCAGGAAGATAAATCTTCACCGTCGTTCCTTCGCCTTCTTCACTTTGAATTTCCATTCTCCCCTGATGGTTTTCGATGATGTTCAAACTGGTCATGAGTCCGAGTCCTGTGCCCTTTTCTTTGGTTGAATAGAAGGGTTCGCCTATTTTAGCGAGCCGCTCTTGCGGGATTCCGCACCCATTGTCCTGAATCTGAATGCAGGCCAATCCTCCTTCAGTGAAAGTGGAAATGGAAACCGTGCCTTGTGCGGCAAGGGATTCCAGAGCGTTCCGAAGGACATTAAGGAATACTTGCTTGAGCGAATTTTCATCTCCGGATACGGGCGGTGTGGCTTCAAGGTGAAGAGTGATCTGCTTGTTTTCCATTAGTGCTTCCGTTTGAATAAGATGGACGACCTGCTTCACGAGATCATTCACTTGTATGTGATTCATTTTCCGATTATTAGGCTTAGCCATCGCTAAAAATTCTGTAATAATCGTTTCAATCCTCTTGATTTCGTTTAAGATGACATCGATAAATACCGGATTGTATTCTTTTGTCTTGGACAGCAAGGTAATAAACCCTTTAATCGGAGTAAGAGGGTTACGGATTTCATGGGCCACCGCTGCGGCCATTTGCCCGACAATGGCAAGTCTTTCTGATTTTCGCAAGAGCTCATACGTATCAATTCTCTGCTGCACATCTCTGGAAATTGAAATCAATTCCGTCAGTTCGCCTGTTTTTTCATCAACCACCGGTTTTATATCCGTTTCCACCCAAATATACGAGCCATCCAATTTTCTTACCCGGTATGAAACCAAGGGCATCATTATTTTCTTCTCTGCTAATTGGAGATGATGTTTCCTTACTATGGGTATATCTTCTGAATGGATATAGTCATACGGGCTGCAGCCAATAAGCTGTGAGGGTTCATAGCCTAATAGCGTTTTGAAAGAAGGCGATAGATATTGGTACGTTCCATCAGGATCGTGAAGCATGACCAAGTCTGAAGAATGCTCTGCCAGTAATCTATATTTTTTCTCACTGCTCCTTAATGACTCGTTCATTCTAAGTTTTTCAGTGGTATCCAATACTTGAGCAAAGATATATTGTTTTTCCGTTTCCGGGTCAGATATAAGCGAAACGTTCAGTGTTCCGTACAATAGCCTGCCAGACTTATGATAATAGCGTTTTTCCAACTGGTAATAGGATCGTTTTCCGCTGATCAGCTCCTGCATAAAAATCGAATCCGTTTCATAATCTTCACGCGGTGAAATATCCTTAATGGCCATATGGGCCCATTCTTCCCTTGTATATCCCAAATAATCGAAAAATGCCTGGTTCTGGAGCATTGCTGATAAATCAAGGGATATTAGGACTTGCGGAATATGTGACTGCTCAAATACTTCTCTAAATAATTCAGACCGTACCATAATAGCCCCCTAAAAAGTGACAGTCTACCAAGAATAGATTACCAAACCTTAAGATGCCGTACAAAACAAATTCCCAGTATTCCATCTCCCATAACCTCTTTCCTATCAAAATTCCCATGGTCTGCTGAACAAAATAGCAGCACAGACGGTTCTGGCTTTAAATTACCGTTTTTGTCCCCTATAATAGAGAGCAAGAGTTGTCTTAATTATCAAACGATTCATTTTCATCATGATTTTACTGTCTATAGGAACTGTTTCAAAACAGGGAGGAGAATGGTAAGTGGAAATGAACAATAAGCCTGATCAAAAAGAACATACGTCTGCAGGACAATGTCCTGTCACCCATCACAAGGATAGTGCGATTACGACGACGACTGCTCCCCGGGGAACGACGAATAAAGAATGGTGGCCTAACCAGCTGAATTTAAACGTTCTCCGCCAGCATGACCGAAAATCCAATCCAATGGGGGAAGACTTTCATTACCGTGAAGAATTCGAAAAACTTGATTACGATGCGCTGAAAAAAGATCTTCATACGCTGATGACTGACAGCCAGGATTGGTGGCCGGCGGACTATGGCCATTACGGTCCTTTCTTTATCCGCATGTCCTGGCATGCAGCAGGTACATACCGTACGGCGGACGGACGGGGCG is a window encoding:
- a CDS encoding iron ABC transporter permease — encoded protein: MAKYSFHSISFAYKIAAAMLLLAAMFAIAMIFGAADVTLKDLWLALTTSSAEKKLTVIREIRLPREIGAAFVGAALAVSGAVMQGLTRNPLADPGLLGLSAGAYAALAVTLALFESANYFVTMAACFIGAGTGAMLVFGISSIRRGGFSPLRIVLGGAAISAFLYAIADGVKLYFKVSKSVTTWTSGGLIGTNWSQLQVIAPLILIGLLAAFLLSRQLTILSLSEEISVGLGQKTRYMKGILFLAVIILTGSSVALAGNLVFIGLMVPHFVRMFTGTDYRFVLPMSAIAGALFMLFADTTGRTLNAPFETPVAAIVAMLGLPFFLLIVRRGGTSIR
- a CDS encoding iron ABC transporter permease — translated: MIHPALKKKQRIAVLASLLLIVATIAVSLGMGAASVSFDRIIPALLGQGTFKEEFVLFDIRLPRILITLLAGMALSLSGAILQGMTRNDLVDPGFMGINSGAGLAITVFFLFFPVEAGSFIYALPLIAFIGALLTAMTIYFFAVGKNTGLQPVTLVLIGVGFSMALSGAMIVLISSADQMKVDFIARWLAGNIWGTDWPFIWALLPWLIVLIPFALYKANTLNLLSLSEPVSIGAGVALHKERLILLLTAVALAASTVSVTGGISFIGLMAPHIAKAITGPRSQLYIPVAILLGGWLLLFADTIGRNILEPGGVPAGIMVSLIGAPYFIYLLLKK
- a CDS encoding PAS domain S-box protein, with product MVRSELFREVFEQSHIPQVLISLDLSAMLQNQAFFDYLGYTREEWAHMAIKDISPREDYETDSIFMQELISGKRSYYQLEKRYYHKSGRLLYGTLNVSLISDPETEKQYIFAQVLDTTEKLRMNESLRSSEKKYRLLAEHSSDLVMLHDPDGTYQYLSPSFKTLLGYEPSQLIGCSPYDYIHSEDIPIVRKHHLQLAEKKIMMPLVSYRVRKLDGSYIWVETDIKPVVDEKTGELTELISISRDVQQRIDTYELLRKSERLAIVGQMAAAVAHEIRNPLTPIKGFITLLSKTKEYNPVFIDVILNEIKRIETIITEFLAMAKPNNRKMNHIQVNDLVKQVVHLIQTEALMENKQITLHLEATPPVSGDENSLKQVFLNVLRNALESLAAQGTVSISTFTEGGLACIQIQDNGCGIPQERLAKIGEPFYSTKEKGTGLGLMTSLNIIENHQGRMEIQSEEGEGTTVKIYLPALSNSS